The segment AATCAACGAGTACATTTTCTAAAGTTACTAAAGTAGTAATTTGGACGATGCTGATCTTAACACTGGGTTCTGTTTTCCTAACAGCTATCTTGAGTGTTATCTAAGCATTCCGCAGAAAATCCTGTATCAAAACCGACAAAAAAGCCGAAAAATCGGAAATTTGGACCGGCTCCCAAAAAATTGGGAGTCGATTCAAAATCACGATTTTTCGGCTTTTTCTTGTTGATTAA is part of the Enterococcus mediterraneensis genome and harbors:
- a CDS encoding DUF4044 domain-containing protein encodes the protein MNEKKSTSTFSKVTKVVIWTMLILTLGSVFLTAILSVI